In Ornithodoros turicata isolate Travis chromosome 1, ASM3712646v1, whole genome shotgun sequence, the DNA window gcacacaatggttcagcttcatttcaatagtagcggttcttacttcctgaacagaatactgtcattgactgaacatcacgttttatgacataaaatgccatggaagaacaggagagaaagcaagaaaacaagtggacgtgagtgaaaagcgaaataaaaataacttgGAACTtcgcttaagttactttggcaaagctaCCTGAAAAAGacacgagttcctctgaaagttaccacggcgcaaaagtagcgagttaagttataagttacgaaacaaaaaaaaaaggaacttagttacagtaacgtgttgcctcgaactctggttgaaagtgtgtatttgcgtGAAAATCTAGTCTCtatgaatcatgttccctagttaagagtttcaagcgatggttgatgattggaatcagtactgcatgaagggcaccttaaagccGCAACTAGTCCAATATacgaaaacactcctgaattatgcattcacatgcagttaaaagccactccgtattggataggacagtactaagatgagcaaaagcatataaagaaaaaagttttGCATGAAAATTAtgcctaacgtacaaactcgtattagtggtacatacaaacacaccagtcacgtgtctctttggtgcgttccagcatgtttacttcacttagagacaataaataattttttaaCCTcaaatgtctactctttattctccctgcttaagtttgcgacaacatatgtttgaatgcagcccaaatgaaaacaatatgatccgtctgatcaatgATGTTTCCCAGcgctacagcagtatcggactgtaccaccttgccaaggaatatacagagaaggtgacagtcaggcctcatctgcgaaagaaattgtcaaggttgatcatatttaacaaccagtaatgcactctgcccacttccCTAggtgactgcttcaaacttgctgttgcaactggacttgtgatactttgatgttttagctttcaccacaagacattgctacttagcctttttatcaCTTATTCACtttacctctagtcattttgaactgtctttaccgccatttacctccccagtgcacatatttctagtcgatatgtttttaccgtcatatagcctttatatcacatacttaATATCATTcaagtcctttggaagtgctttagtgccgttcaGCATTTCGTGCCATAACTAGTCATATtgaaacttcctgtgcaaagcatagtgtttatacccaagcatattaaggtggttacataaacaaatgTACCAAGCACTGCTGAATGCTGAGAATACTGCTCCCTGGCACTCCATACCCCCGAGCAGAAAAGAAAtaggagaaacacgagaagcaaaacgctgacagacgacaaaggaaacgtaacacaacaaatacaacaccacacaaaaccagaaatcacataatcgaagttcaaagtacaaaattggaacgacacgacctcacacgagtacgaaatagacaggaaataacatgtatgtgacgggatttcacacaaaaaacgtaaggaacccaatcacgagggatttctgcagcgatccatggcaaaattttagcgaaccagcaagggaagcgctcgcaaacagcaaaacttgtcacagcttacatgcattccaataggctgtaatggctcttttgagcactGCAATATGTcggccggttggcgtaccctttcccgcgataccctcacccatccgctatccagcctttatacatagagattaGTGCAACATGGTGGTCACTGGTCACTTGGCCGTTTCAGAGTGGTTTCTTCAACACGGCGTCATTTATTTTCGAACTGTCTCTCTCCaatctatctctatcttttttttctttatgacCACTGGTTGTCGGGAACGCACAGGGTGGTggtggacacgagttagatgatgcatcttaaggcgcaacacacacagacaagGGACGCCTTAAGATGCATCAGtgttaccaactagcccacctATTGTTGTTgcagttagatgctccccaattagtgtggtgactccctggatGGTCCCAATTACTGTGGAGGGTCCTAATTAGCTCTAAGTGCAAATTTAATGTTGTCCACATCCCTTGTGCGTTGCCGGCAGCCAGTTGTCCCTACTACTGATGATGGTGATGGAGCCCTCACATCACCCTCGCCTCATGGACATTCAGGTGAAAGAGGGGATGAAAAAATCCCAAAAGAGAacgaggtgaggcgaggaaaatgtTTTGAGAGAGAGGTTGAGGTGAAGTGAGAAAAAGTTTCGACAAGGAGGTTGAGGGGAGGTGAGGAAACTTTTTAGATGAcactgaggtgaggtgaggatattttttttttgacaaggacATTGAGGTGAAGTGAAATGAGAAGAATTTTTAGGGAGGTTGAGATGATGTGGAGAGGCTATTTTAAATTGCGTGATTGCCTAAAACAGCATCGAGAGCCAGCCTTTTCTGTTCAGGGTAGCAGATTGTTTGTGTTCTGCGAGCACAAGCTCCCTACACTGAAATGTGTCTTCTGTAAGCCCGTTAGTTTTAGACTCAGTTGAGTCTGATACATGATAGATATGTGTCACATCAGGTACACATACAAGCGAATGTAGCTTAAGTTTGCTTTATTATTTACTTTAGGTTTCTATACGATCAAACTAGTCGATACATGATGTGTCAGGTACATGAACAAGTCAATACAGTTTGTATGCTTTGTGATTTCAACAAAGCCGAACAAGTCAGCCTGTAAGCAGATGTGTTTCCAGTAATATTTGGAATGGTAGTACATGGCAACCAATGACCTTACCAGAGGCTGATGTAGCAAATCCCAGCAACAACAAGCAGgaatcggaaccggaactgaatccGACCCAAAAAAAACAACGTTATTTTATgacaaacccgaaccgaacgcgaacaattttttttgcttgttctgAACCGAACCAGAACTGCACCGAAAAAAAATCATACGGTTACCGGTACGGGAATttgttcagaggtgaaataattgtactactgaccgaccgtttattgtttgtttatttattttttgtacgatGTCAGATGCGAGTAAAAGTTTGCGACTGTAGCACCAGCTTTTTAACGCAGCACTGACCGAGTTCTGCCAAAACGATTCCAGCACTCCGCTTTTCGTTTTCAGGGCACAACCGTGAGAGTACAATACAATAATATATCAGGTAAATAATAAATGTGTTTACTACTTGTCTTGCGTTTCCACCTGCTCTCCTGGAAGGTttttcacctgaaacggttatctcacacctttctcttacaagagtgtacggtgagcgtaagctcgctttcatgtagcaaaattactgccgatGAACCGGTTAAAGCGGGGCCGAAAAAAGTGACGgctccaatccctgtaaatatTCCCACCGCTGACCGatctttttgtctgtgtgtgtgcgtgggggGATAGCCGTACCCGAACcaatatacctgaaccggttcaagctgataatttcggtccACCCGAACCGGACCAAAAAAAAATACTGGTTCCAACCCCTGACAAGTGCTTTTAGTACAATAAGTGCAAACACTGGCATACATTCCATATTGCCAGAAGCCGAACCATTGAGCTTTTAGTACGGCAATGAAGTTAGGTAAAACGGCACAAGATTTGGGTCCTCATAAAGTAAGGCTACACATAAGTTGCTTGTAATCTGTACAGCTCGCCTAACTGATGGCTTCAGAACAAGGGTCGTGAAGGCAATGTCCCAAATTCCTGCTACAAATGAATACGTctgctatttatttatttatttagggTAGAACCTCAAGGCGCAttggggcattacatgaggggggtaaGCGAAGATAGAAGTTTACACaagtagaaaaataaataacacataaatattaaatacaccGGAAAATTGCTACTTCTCGCTTGAATACAATGGAATTGTTAATTATGACACTTTCCTGAGGAAGGCAGTTCCACTCGTTGGATGAGTACGGGAAAAATGAACGAGAAAATTGATCAGTGTTGCATTGAAAACGCTCAGCCTTAAGAATGTGGTCATGTCTCGGCGATGTATAGGAAACAGGTGTGATGAAATGAGGTCGTAAAGATGTGCTGTGAAAAAACTTGTGAGAAAGGCCAGTCGTAGAAACTTCCGGCGTAACGCAAGACCAGGAAGGTCGAGAGATAGCTTGATTGATGAAATGCTAGAAGCATAGTAATAGGCACTAGATATGAACCGTGCGGCATGGTGTTGGAAAGGTTCCGGTAAGTGGATCTAAGATAGAGGAAGCGTAGTCTAATTTAGGACGAATAAGGGTAGTGTATACTAGTCTTTTAACAGGTGGTGGCGCACgctttaacaacaacaactttatttttgaccttggagagtgcggagtttcatcgcccaggcgatactctgccccattgctggttggaatggggggaataaaataaggagCCGTTAAGGAATAAATAATAAggaataaatagtgccgagccgtttcccgttcacggagaacttcaatcgggagctcaccagcttcagccggGCGGCGCTGGTGCATGGGAGCGCGGAAGAAGGACGAAGAGAAGCAGCGGCGGcagttccttgcaggtgcagctCGAGAGAGGGTGCAGACTGGCTTCGCTGGAAAAGAACTGGACGAAACTTCTGGCTCGAACCGCAGACCTTGCAGACACCGGCCCTTGGTGGACTACAACCTCCCCTGCACTTCCCGCTCTATCCCAGCTGCCGCCTCATTGTCACATCGTGCGAGGGTTCTCGATCAGTCCGGCGACATCCCTGGCAGCCAATACGTCCAAGGGAGTAAAATCACGTTTAAAACCCTCTGTTGTGCCTGTGTCTCGATGTTTCCCACTATGCTCCCCACACCAGGTGTAGGCCAGATCACCGTGAGGTGAACGGGCTCATACACCACAATTtctggcgtccgcgacaggaccaCTATCTTTCGGTGGATGGCGAGCAAAGAAGGGAAACTATGAGCGCAGAGCTAGAGAAACTTATAGCGGCGGGTCGTTCATTGGGAGTACCCGAAGGTGAGCTTCGTGTTTGGGTAAACGAGCAGGTGACCCTAGATAGGGAGCGGAAGGCTGCAGAGAGGGAGGCTAGGGCGGAAGAGAGAACCGCGAGAGCTGCGGAGCGGGAGGCAGAAGAGCGATTGTTGCTGGCGGAGGAAAGGGTTTTGTCCCTTCGGGCTCAAGTGCAGGCATCGGGAGTCAATGTCAGTAGTGATCGCTCTCGTACTCCATCTAGGAATGGGGATGGGAATGGCTTTCGGCCGGGTATGCAGAAATCCATGTCGGTGTTCGATGAGAAGAGGGACGACCTGGATGCATACCTGCACAGGTTTGAGGTAGTGGCATCCGGTTTGGGGTGGCCGCGTGACCAGTGGGCCACGGCTCTTAGTTTGTAGCTAGCGGGAGAGGCCTTGGCTGTTTTCGGGCGGTTGTCTGCAGAGGACTCGAGCAGCTATGAAAAGGTTAGCGCTGCGTTATTGCAGAGTTTCCGGTATACTCCTGAAGGGTTCAGAGAGGAGTTCAGAAGTTACGTGGCtgacaaaaaagaaactgcAGTCCAGTTCGGAGCACGGTTAAGCCATTTGTTCGACAAGTGGGTAGTGCCATACAAGACTACTAAATATTTTAAGAGCCTTCGAGATTTGATACTCCGTGAACAATTTGTTAATCGATGTACTTCGGCTCTAGCAGTGTTCTTGAAGGAAGGGGAGTGTAATACGTTGGATGAGCTCTACCAACGGGCTGACAGGTACTTGGAGGCACAGGGATTGCGAGGTATGGGGCGCACCGCCTCAGACCTCCACAGTGATGGAGCGGATAGTACGCCGAAGGGTAGTGGGAGTGTTAAGCCCCCCCATCTGGGGATTGTGTGGTAGGGCAGGACATAAGGCTTCGTCCCCGAGACGGCGGGAGAAAGGCTCATGTTAGACATGTGGTGACATGGGTCACCACGCACGTAACTCTGGGAAAAGGGCACGTGACATTGATAAGCATGGTCGAGCTGCGTGTGTGTTACGTGTGGGAGATACTAAGGAGGAATCCCGGGAACGGGAATCGGATCAGCCCCGTACAGAGCCCAAGATGGTAGTGGATATGGTTCAGGCCTGCGGAGGTGTCGGGCTTGTGGGAGAACTACCATCGTGCGTAGGTTTTCTAGGAGGGAGAAAAGTCGAGGTGTTGAGGGACACAGGGAGTAATCTGGTGCTGGTACGCCGTAGCCTGGTCGCGGAGGAGCAGTTGACTGGGGACAACTGCACAGTGTACTTTGTTGTTGCGTGAATGACGAGCAGCCATCTCGTACCAAACCAAAACAGGAATAAACTTTATTTCGGTAGCCAGTGTCTTTAAATACTATTATCGCTGGTGTGGCGAGAACAACGCCACAGGGGATAGAACACAGCGGGTAAGGATAAAGATACGGGAGGCGCGTAACAACATGAGATAAGAGATAACAGTCTCGCAATATCTATCGCACGATCTATAACCAAGACCACTACACCTCCTCCCTGAGATTGAAGTCACCTCGTAACGTCACATCACCGTATCAAAGATTCAGTCGTTTAGGCGGACGCACCTTGCGCCCGTATCCTGTCACTATCGGAGAATGTTCGGGGGCCTGTTGTCCAGCATCCGGTTGATGACTTGTGAACATTGCCGGGGAAGTAGGATCTTGCCTCGTGAATGTTGCAGGAGAAGCATCTGAAGTATTAGTTACCGAAGTATCAGTAGTCGAAGTTTCCCCAGAAGGCAGTTCGACCGTCGAAGGCGTCACGGGAACAAGATGATGGCGGTTGCGCTGCACCGTGCCGGTCGGTACCTCAACAACAAATGATCTTGGCCGCTGTGCTGGGCTGAGCACACGTCCCCAGCATTTCAAGTCTGATACCCCATACCTCTCCCCCAAGAGTCAGATAGGTTAAGGGCGTTAAGAGAACGATGACGTCGATTGTAGTAGGTGGTCTGCTTTACCTTCAACGAGGCATCTTTGGCTTTAAACGTACGATGATCTGGCCGGGCAGGATCAAGAGTGTCCGGGAGAACGGGGAGGCGTGTATTTAAGCGACGCCCCGTAAGCAATTGTTCTGGCGATACGCCTGTTGGTCCTACAGAGTTTCTGTAGGACAGCAAAGCTAAGAAGACGTCGTCGGATTTCTTCATGATGTCCTTTACTGTTCGAACCATTCGTTCAGCTTCTCCATTACTCCTAGGGTACCGCGGACGGCTGGTCTCGTGGCGGAAACCATAGGAGCGTGCAAAGCTTGCGAACTCGCTTGAACAAAACTGTCCGTTATCAGTCCTTAGAACGTCTGGGATCCCGAAACGGGCAAGGCAGCTTTTCAAGGCGGTGATAACCTGGCCTGACGTTGTAGAAGGAAGGCTGATTACCTCAGGAAAACGAGAATGATAGTCGACCAAGAGAAGATGTTCTTTTCCCTTGAAGTGAAAAAGGTCGGCTCCAAGACATTGCCATGGTCTAGTTGGCGTAGGTGTCACAAGTACGGGCTCTCGATGTTGACTTTTAGTCTCTGCACAATTCCGGCAACCCGCGAAGAAATGCTTGAGCTCCATTACACACTGAGGCCACCAGACAGATTCTCTGGCCTTTTCTCCGCATCGACGTAGTCCGAGATGACCCTCGTGTAGGAGACTCAGGATATCTCTGCGAAGTGATACCGGAATCACCAGTTGTTGGTTGTGGATCAGTAAACCATTGTAGACGCTCAGATGTGCTCTCTCCCGCGAATACGATAAGAGACCTAGTGGCACTTTTCGCCGGTCAGGCCATCCCATTTTACAGAACGAAATGACCGTCGAGCATTCCGAGTCTTGGAGCTGATGCTGACGAACAACGTCGACGGTTATTGCAGAGGGCAAGTGAACGCTGCTCATCACTTCGCTTATAAAAAGTTCGATAGAATCTGCAGCCGGCTTGTCTGCAGAATCGCATGGTGCCCGCGATAAGGTGTCAGCCGTTGCGAGAAGTTTGCCGGCAACATGCTTTAcgtcaaactgatagcgcattatCTTTATGCGCATTCTTTGAATGCGAGGCGGGAGCATTTCCAAATCCTTAGACCCAAGAAGTGGTATCAGGGATAAATGATCTATTTCAACCGAAAAAGAAAGTCCTCGTAGATACTGGTCGAAGCGTTGGATGGCCCACACGATTGCTAGGCATTCTTTTTCTGTTTGACTGTATCTTTCTTCAGTTTGAGTTAGGGAACGAGACGCAAAGGCCACCGCTCTCAGTTCACCTTCTGGTTGCCACTGAAGTAAAACGGAACCAAGACCAAAGGAGCTGGCGTCTGCCGATACGATAGTGGGGTATTCTGGATGGTATTTGGCAGTGATGGCCTGTAGTTAACTACACGTAATtaaactaccagattgtagttaaaaagtagttatcaactacttgcagaaatgtagtggcaactactagttaaactactattttaagtagttaactacagtagttaggttactgaaggcgcaaactacttccgattttgccgcaagctttacggcacgactgtgcttacgacttttaccttgagctactcgtttgatgagaacggaggcgCAGAGCAATattgtcgtgcatgtgtactaaatcttcacttttaatgcttgtccagtgaagcctcatttgctgcgaagtaattctgcaacttagtttatcgcgtaggcacagaaagaatcctgccgcaagctttgtatttgacggtCGTAGCAGTGGCtcgagccaaagtttatcattccGTGTGATTcctatttaggtgtccaagaacactacaagggattggtgttgatggataCCGTTAAGtggttatagatgtagttaaactacactgcagtagttaaagaagtagttttaactactcccctgaaaagtagttgaactactagttaaagtactccatcgcgaagtagttagtagttatagttaaactactgtagaagtagttagtggccatcactggtatttGGCCATACAAGTGTCCGAGCTGAGGACGTCTTTCAGGCGCTTGAACGCTATCATTTGATCTGGTCCCCACATCCAGGTAGTGTTCTTGCGTAGAAGTAAACGGATTGGAGCGGTGATGGTCGACAAGTCGGGAAGGAAACGTCCTATGTGATTAAGCATGCCTAACAAATTCGAATTCCGCTGACATCCTGTGGTGGTGGTAAAGCTCTAATGGCCTTGATCTTCTCAGGATCTGGCATTATCCCGGTGCTACTGAAGACAACCCCAAGAAAATGCACGGACGGCACGCCAAACTTGCATTTGTTGAAGTTTAACTTGATGCCTACGTCGTTTAGTCTCTTGATGACACTCTTCAGACGAGAGTCATGCTCCGCTTTATCGACGCCAAAGACCAAGACATCATCGATCATGCACACGACTCCTGGAAATCCTTCGACGATTCGTGACATTGCACGCTGAAAAAATTCAGGGGCTGAAGCTATCCCGAAAGGAAGACGCCGATAACAATAACGCCCAAACGGCGTAATGAATGTTGTGAATTCTTCGCTTTCAGGTGCCAGTCTTACTTGGTGGAAACTTAGCGTAGCGTCGAGTTTCGAGAAGACCTTTGCACCGCTCAGTTGTCCCAAAATTTGTTCCACGGTCGGGAGCGTGTACCTTTCACGCTGCACCGCCTTGTTTAGTTTGGTCAGGTCGACGCACAAACGGTAGCCTCCAGTTTTCTTCGGGGCCACGACTAACCCAGAACACCATTCAATCGGGTTGTCGACTTTCCTGATGACTCCGTGCTGCTCCAAGTTGAGGAGTTCTTGCTTCACAGTATTGAACAGCGGCAAAGGCAAGCGTCGCGAGGTACTCAAACAGAATGGCTGCGCGTGAGAACGTAGTCTGATGCGATACTGTTCTTGCAGCTCACCTAGACCCTTGAATAGGCTGTCTTCCGGCGTGAGGCGGAGTCCTTGAGCTGTCGTCGTCGAGGTTGCGCCAACAAATTGTACGACGTCAAGACTTTCGATCGCCGTAAATCCTAGCAATGGCGTTAGTTGATTTTGTACCACGTAGAGAGTTTCTGTAACGGAGCGACCCCTCCAAGACAACGTCGCACGAAATGTTCCTTTCACGTTCAGGAAGTAGCTACCGACTGCTGTGAGTTCAGTTTTCGGCGCGTCGAGGACGTCCGGGCAACCAGGAAAAGAAGGAGGAACTACTGTGACCTCGGCACCACTGTCTACTTTAAAGTGCACGGAGTATCCATTCACATCGACATCGATGAACCATGCTTTACGGGTGCTGACTGTAGATAACTCGACAGAGTCCGACTTCTGTCCTAGGCGCCGGGAAAGTCTTTTGCGGCACACCTCGCAAAATGTCCTTGTTTGCCACAAAAGTCACATGTTGCTTTGCGTGCAGGACAATCCTTTCGCTGATGCTTGGCCCGTCCACAAAACGCACAAGAAGGATATCTTCACGTTCGACGCTGGCTCGACGACCCTCGGAACTTTTGTCGCGACGTCGCATCCGAAATTTATCACGACGCTTCAGAAGCGTACCACTGACGTCGAATGTAGGCGCAGCACATGAACGTTCTTTTTCAGCATCCTCGTGCAGACGTGCCTGGAGCAAGGCTTCTTCTGAAGTCAGCTTCGCTGAACGGCACAGCATGCCGGATAGACGATCGTCCCGTAGTCCCACGACAAATCGGTCCCTAACTAGACGGTCTTCCGTAGCGTCGCTTCCATATCCGCAACGCTTCACCATAGTTCGCAATCTGGTGTAGAATGCATCGACCGCCTCACCAGGATGTTGCACTTCACTGTGGAAGCGTCGGCTCTCGTAGATTTCGTTTGCCGGGTGGACGAAGTGACCCTGTAGTTTATTTATTACGTCGTCATACTTGCTGTCTTCGGGTTTCTCGGCGCCCACTGACGAGAGGAGCGGGCGGGCTTGAGGCCCCATGCAGTAGAGGAGTGTTCGCACGCGTGTTTCATCTTGCGTGCGGCGATACCTGAAGCGAAGGCATAGTCTTTGAAGACTGCTCGCCACGACGGCCACTCTGCCGGGTTCGCAAAGTCGAACTTAGAAGGCACTGGCAGACTAACGCCACTGACACCGCTGAATTGTAGCGGCTGAGGCTTCGTTAACGCTGACGCTCCACTTGCCGCGGTTTCTGCAGCTAGCGGGGGATCCGGCATGATGGAATGAAGGGGGCGTTTCCCGCATtaccccacttctgacaccatgttgtTGCGTGAATGACGAGCAGCCGTCTCGTACCAAACCAAAACAGGAAGAAACTTTATTTCGGTAGCCAGTGTCTTTAAATACTATTATCGCTGGTGTGGCGATAACAACGCCAGAGGGGATAGAACACAGCGGGTAAGGATAAAGAAACGGGAGGCGCGTAACAACATGAGATAAGAAATAACAGTCTCGCAATATCTATCGCACGATCTATAACCAAGACCACTACATACTTGGCCGACAACACGCAACGTACTTGGCCAGAAGCGCGGATAGACCTGCATACTCCATATCTAGAGGTCATAGTATCAGCGTATTGTGTCGATCAACCTTTGTTCGATGTGATGATAGGCAATGTGCCGGGGGTGCGGACCGTAAAGACCATCACGGAGCCGCCCCAGGTTGAACAGTTGGACGGTACGGCACAAGGAGGGGAACCCTCTGCGGAAGGGGTGGCTGGTGTGGTTACAAGGGGCCAGACCAGGCAGGATCGCCGATCACGCCCACCACTTAAGGTACCGGAGTGCATGGACAAAGAAGTGAGCAGAGAGCAGTTGGTTCAAATGCAACGAGCGGATCCCACACTCTCGCGAGCGTACAGTGAGGTAGGAGAAACGATAAGCAAGCCGAGGTGCCGCGATGTTTACCGGTTTGAGTTAAAACAGGACGTGTTGCATAGGATATGCCGGTTGGAAAGCGGGCGAGGCGTGGAGCAGTTGGTAGTTGCGTCGGCCTTGCGCATGATAGTGTTGCGTGAAGCGCATGACTCGTTGATGGCAGGGCATCAAGGCCAGAGGCGTACGATTGGTCGGGTGCTGTCAGCGTTTTTTTTGGCCTGGCGTGCAAGGTGACGTAAGGAGATACGTGCGCTCTTGTGATGTGTGCCAAAGTACTGCGCCGAAGGGCAGATGGCAGACAGCGCCGTTGGGAAACATGCCTCTGATTCATATCCCGTTTCAGTGGGTGGCCATAGATATCGTGGGTCCCATTAATCCACCATCTCAACAGGGGAACAGGTACATACTGACGCTGGTGGATTTTGCTACTCGATACCCAGAGGCGGTAGCCCTAAAGAATGTAGAGACGGTTACGATAGCGGAGGCGCTAGTAGAGATGTTTTCACGGTTGGGCATCCCACGTGAAATCTTGAGTGACAGGGGGTCCCAATTCACGGGCGACCTCATGAAGGATATTGCGAGGTTGCTGTCCGTTAGGCAACTACATACAACCCCATACCACCCTATGGGGAATGGCTTAGTAGATAGGTTCAATGGGAGCCTTAAACAAATGCTGAGACGTATGGTTCAAGAGCAGCCACGGCACTGGGATCGTTATATTGTCTCAGCACTGTTTGCGTACAGGGAAGTGCCGCAGGCGAGTACAGGGTTTTCGCCTTTTGAACTGTTGTACGGGAGAACTGTACGCGGGCCTCTGGCGGTCCTCAGGGAACTTTGGACAAACTCAGCACCGGAAGAGGCACTACCCGTGTACCAATATGTTCTGGACCTAAGGAATAGGTTGGAGCAGACATGTAAGTGGGCGGGGTCAGAGCTCCGTAGGGCCAAATTGTGTCAGTCTAGAACATACAACAAAAAGGCACATGTACGAGTACTACACCCAGGACAGAAGGTCCTTGTTTTACTACCTACGGTACCTAGTAAACTTACCATGCAGTGGAAAGTACCGTACACAGTGGTCAAACGCCGGAACGACCAGAACTATGAGGTGCACATGGGCGAAGGTATCAAAGTGTTCCACATAAACTTGCTGAAACTTGACACGACTGAATGTGGGGCAGTCGTGGGCGAGACAGTATCTCGTGATGAGAGTGCGTGTGCAGCCGCTGAAGCCGCAGTAGCTGAAGAAGCACCTCTTGATGAGCAGATTGATATCCCTGCTCTGGGGTTGGTCCTAGAACAGTCGTACAATGATGTGACATTCGCAGACACTTTGGGCGAGGGGGAAAAGGTAGATGCACAAACGCTGGTCAAGGAGTTCAAAGAGATTTTTTCAAACCTTCCGGGTCGCACGAATGTGCTAACTGCCACCTCAGGCTATAGGATGACAGGCCGATACAGGCAAAGCAGTTTCCAATACCTCAGGCGTTGCAAGAAACGATAGAACACGAGGTCCAGCTCATGCTACGTGTGGGAGTTATAGAGAATCTGAATACCGTTATCAGAATCTGCATACCGGGCGCCACTGGTGGTGGTGAAAAAGCCAGACGGTTCTAATAGGTTGTGTGTGGACTTCCGCAAGCTAAATGATGTTTTGGTACTTGATGCAGAACCAATACCTCGGGTGGATGCCATGTTAGCCCGAGTCGGCAGGAAACGCTACTTTTCTAAATTAGATTTAGCCAGAGGGTAC includes these proteins:
- the LOC135388588 gene encoding uncharacterized protein LOC135388588; its protein translation is MPDPPLAAETAASGASALTKPQPLQFSGVSGVSLPVPSKFDFANPAEWPSWRAVFKDYAFASVGAEKPEDSKYDDVINKLQGHFVHPANEIYESRRFHSEVQHPGEAVDAFYTRLRTMVKRCGYGSDATEDRLVRDRFVVGLRDDRLSGMLCRSAKLTSEEALLQARLHEDAEKERSCAAPTFDVSGTLLKRRDKFRMRRRDKSSEGRRASVEREDILLVRFVDGPSISERIVLHAKQHVTFVANKDILRVSTRKAWFIDVDVNGYSVHFKVDSGAEVTVVPPSFPGCPDVLDAPKTELTAVGSYFLNVKGTFRATLSWRGRSVTETLYVVQNQLTPLLGFTAIESLDVVQFVGATSTTTAQGLRLTPEDSLFKGLGELQEQYRIRLRSHAQPFCLSTSRRLPLPLFNTVKQELLNLEQHGVIRKVDNPIEWCSGLVVAPKKTGGYRLCVDLTKLNKAVQRERYTLPTVEQILGQLSGAKVFSKLDATLSFHQRAMSRIVEGFPGVVCMIDDVLVFGVDKAEHDSRLKSVIKRLNDVGIKLNFNKCKFGVPSVHFLGVVFSSTGIMPDPEKIKAIRALPPPQDVSGIRIC